In Stieleria varia, one genomic interval encodes:
- a CDS encoding NAD(+)/NADH kinase, with the protein MKSDDGSSLSLADWSHRARPRIAILGAPNRDRVRMELERLRPVIAAQADIVAEDLAFEHDFSTTEQDLVIVLGGDGSILQAARQMGVNQTPVLGINCGRLGFLAALSPDDFLSIWPVVCDGEFQVVDHLMLRIELIRLHDGEKTISEQLALNEVAVLGGPPYRILDIDLYADGFLATRYRCDGLIIATPVGSTAHNLSAGGPILRRNLQAMVISPISPHTLTYRPLVDSADTVFELTVIEPNESTSVVVDGRILSQLLPGDRIRVGRAEQSFRMLSVPGQNDFRTLRDKLGWGGSVS; encoded by the coding sequence ATGAAATCCGACGATGGTTCTTCGCTGAGTTTGGCCGATTGGTCGCACCGAGCGCGACCACGAATCGCCATCTTGGGCGCTCCCAATCGCGATCGCGTGCGAATGGAACTGGAGCGTTTGCGGCCAGTGATCGCAGCCCAGGCCGACATCGTCGCTGAAGACCTCGCGTTTGAACATGATTTCTCAACCACCGAGCAAGATCTGGTCATCGTGCTCGGTGGCGACGGTTCGATCCTGCAAGCCGCTCGACAGATGGGTGTGAATCAAACACCGGTCTTAGGAATCAATTGTGGACGCCTGGGATTCTTGGCGGCTCTGTCGCCAGATGATTTCCTCTCGATCTGGCCCGTGGTCTGCGACGGTGAGTTTCAAGTCGTTGATCATTTGATGTTGCGGATCGAATTGATTCGATTACATGATGGTGAGAAAACGATCAGCGAACAATTGGCACTCAACGAAGTTGCCGTGTTGGGCGGACCGCCCTACAGGATCTTGGACATTGATCTGTACGCCGATGGGTTCTTGGCGACTCGTTACCGGTGCGACGGTTTGATCATCGCAACACCGGTCGGTTCGACAGCGCACAATCTGTCCGCGGGTGGCCCGATCTTACGACGCAATTTGCAGGCCATGGTGATCTCGCCGATCAGTCCCCACACGCTGACCTATCGACCATTGGTGGATTCCGCCGACACGGTGTTTGAGCTGACCGTGATCGAGCCCAACGAATCGACCAGCGTGGTCGTGGACGGACGCATTCTGAGCCAGTTGCTGCCAGGCGATCGAATCCGAGTGGGACGCGCCGAACAATCGTTCCGAATGTTGAGCGTCCCCGGCCAAAACGATTTCCGCACCCTGCGAGACAAACTCGGCTGGGGCGGCTCGGTGTCATAA
- a CDS encoding formylmethanofuran dehydrogenase subunit C translates to MSTWRFQLRSRSEEPVDGSVIQHQQLQAMSPKDVERIPILVDGRTLALADVFQVTHQASHVDQIVVAGELTSVHGLGTGHDSGEFVIDGDAGDHVGSRMSGGTLHVAGSVGNHLAAPAGGHRLGMTGGRLVVDGDAGHFAGHRMRRGTVWINGNVGDHLGGAMIAGTIIVAGDFGAGSGLAMQRGTLIVAKPDERSWPQPRFSRPVRFNASFLKLLRPFVPASHRSDKLIDQLVVDCTRVRGDRCVGGQGEILMPG, encoded by the coding sequence ATGAGCACTTGGCGATTTCAACTGAGATCTCGCAGCGAAGAACCCGTCGACGGATCCGTGATTCAACATCAACAGTTGCAGGCGATGTCACCCAAGGACGTGGAGCGGATTCCGATCTTGGTCGACGGGCGAACGCTAGCGCTGGCAGATGTTTTTCAAGTGACCCATCAAGCGTCCCATGTAGATCAGATCGTGGTCGCAGGCGAATTGACCAGCGTGCATGGACTGGGAACCGGACATGACTCCGGGGAATTCGTCATCGATGGTGATGCCGGTGATCACGTGGGTTCACGGATGTCAGGCGGAACGCTTCACGTGGCTGGCAGTGTGGGCAACCATCTTGCTGCGCCCGCTGGAGGGCATCGATTGGGAATGACTGGTGGTCGACTGGTCGTCGATGGTGATGCCGGGCATTTCGCTGGACATCGAATGCGTCGTGGCACCGTTTGGATCAACGGCAACGTCGGCGATCACTTGGGAGGAGCGATGATTGCGGGAACGATCATTGTGGCGGGTGACTTCGGAGCCGGGTCGGGACTGGCCATGCAACGAGGGACGTTGATCGTTGCAAAACCTGACGAGCGATCTTGGCCGCAACCGCGGTTCTCGCGTCCCGTACGATTCAACGCATCGTTCTTGAAACTATTGCGTCCCTTCGTTCCCGCTTCACATCGATCGGACAAGCTGATTGACCAGTTGGTCGTCGATTGCACGCGAGTCCGTGGCGATCGTTGCGTGGGCGGACAAGGTGAGATATTGATGCCGGGGTGA
- the fhcD gene encoding formylmethanofuran--tetrahydromethanopterin N-formyltransferase has protein sequence MEGAIAMSESLQINGVEIEATFAEAFDMKATRIIITADDQQWADEAAAAMTGFGTSVIACKIEIDVERRLQPNQTPDGRPGVAILAFAVSGSELEKQIPVRAGQCVLTCPTTALFAGIDGDAATLPKRIPLGKTLRYFGDGHQISKIIGGQRFWRVPVMDGEFLCAHDVGRVDGIGGGNFLLMADSMRAATSACRAAVAAIKDLPGVITPFPGGATRSGSKVGSKYKTLMASTNEAYSPALLGWPPKANSTGDSASDQSALSDDIRAVLEVVIDGMSFDLIADAMRVGIHAACDAGGGNGLLRVTAGNYGGKLGRHHFKLAEILK, from the coding sequence ATTGAGGGAGCGATCGCGATGAGCGAGTCCTTGCAAATCAATGGTGTCGAAATCGAAGCGACGTTTGCGGAAGCCTTTGACATGAAGGCGACCCGAATCATCATCACCGCCGACGATCAGCAGTGGGCCGACGAGGCCGCTGCGGCGATGACGGGTTTTGGCACCAGCGTGATCGCTTGCAAGATCGAAATCGATGTCGAGCGCCGTTTGCAACCCAACCAGACCCCAGACGGTCGACCGGGTGTCGCGATTCTCGCGTTCGCTGTCTCGGGAAGCGAACTGGAAAAGCAGATCCCGGTCCGTGCCGGCCAGTGTGTCCTGACCTGTCCGACCACCGCTCTGTTTGCCGGTATCGATGGCGACGCCGCGACGCTCCCGAAACGCATTCCGTTGGGAAAGACACTGCGGTATTTCGGTGACGGGCATCAAATCAGCAAGATCATCGGCGGACAACGTTTCTGGCGAGTCCCCGTGATGGACGGTGAATTCCTGTGCGCCCACGACGTGGGACGAGTCGATGGAATCGGCGGCGGAAACTTTTTGCTGATGGCCGACTCGATGCGAGCGGCCACGTCGGCCTGCCGCGCGGCCGTCGCCGCGATCAAAGACCTGCCCGGCGTGATCACTCCGTTCCCCGGCGGAGCTACCCGCAGCGGATCGAAGGTCGGATCCAAATACAAGACACTGATGGCATCGACAAACGAAGCGTATAGCCCTGCTTTATTGGGCTGGCCGCCAAAGGCAAACTCGACTGGAGATTCGGCATCGGACCAATCGGCGTTGTCAGACGACATTCGTGCGGTCCTGGAAGTGGTGATCGATGGGATGTCGTTCGATCTGATCGCCGATGCGATGCGGGTTGGCATCCATGCGGCCTGCGACGCCGGTGGAGGAAACGGATTGCTGCGTGTCACGGCCGGTAACTATGGCGGGAAACTTGGCCGGCATCATTTCAAGCTCGCGGAGATTTTGAAATGA
- a CDS encoding formylmethanofuran dehydrogenase subunit A: MLMVITGGRILDPATGIDRIADLWIKDNRIIDSGSLVDTGAADRILHADGCVVMAGGIDIHTHIGGGKLSLARMLLNDDDSIVVPPVEAAIDNPVERFLPTVTQTAGRYLDMGYTTCFEPAVIPCNARASHAEMSQLDGLTTGGYCLLGNDDVLMRLIAADSPQSLINDYVAWMVAATRCIAVKVVNPGGINAFKFGVREMDVDTPHPHYGVTPGQIIRTLCRAVHEIGLVHPLHVHCSNLGVPGNIRSTLATIAAADGLPIHLTHAQFHCYGDDGAYGMSSAATRLVDAMNRHPNVTIDVGQIMFGQTVTISADSMHQYENRRHAKPRKTALVDIECEAGCGVVPFRYRRKQFVHSLQWAIGLELFLMIDDPSRVFLTTDHPNGAPFTTYPHLLRLLGDRSFRETALAEIQVDAAASSQLGGIDRQYSLNDIAIMTRQGPARILGLSDRGHLAVGAVADIAVYQIDSNLETMFSRPLHVISGGRLVRSGGVALDPPISKPELHPALVADVRYDADSVKQFQRMYRDNGTFAMNRLAISDCEWNESLRCQDIATKLRERSR, encoded by the coding sequence ATGTTGATGGTAATCACCGGCGGCCGAATTCTGGATCCGGCAACCGGTATCGATCGAATCGCCGATCTATGGATCAAAGACAATCGGATCATCGACTCCGGGTCGTTGGTTGACACCGGCGCCGCGGATCGCATCCTGCATGCCGATGGTTGTGTCGTCATGGCTGGTGGGATCGACATTCATACGCATATCGGCGGCGGCAAGCTGAGTCTCGCCAGGATGTTGCTCAACGACGACGACTCAATTGTCGTTCCACCCGTTGAGGCCGCTATTGACAATCCGGTGGAGCGGTTTCTGCCGACGGTCACGCAAACCGCTGGTCGGTATCTGGACATGGGGTACACGACCTGTTTCGAACCGGCGGTGATCCCCTGCAATGCTCGCGCCTCGCATGCGGAAATGTCTCAACTGGATGGTTTGACCACCGGCGGATACTGCTTACTCGGCAACGACGATGTGCTGATGCGTTTGATCGCAGCCGACTCGCCGCAGTCACTGATCAACGACTATGTGGCATGGATGGTCGCCGCGACTCGATGCATCGCGGTCAAGGTCGTCAATCCGGGTGGCATCAACGCGTTCAAATTTGGCGTTCGGGAAATGGATGTCGATACTCCGCATCCCCATTACGGAGTCACGCCCGGTCAGATCATTCGGACGCTGTGCCGTGCCGTTCATGAAATCGGCCTCGTTCATCCGCTGCATGTTCATTGCAGCAACTTAGGAGTTCCGGGAAACATTCGCTCGACCTTGGCAACAATCGCAGCGGCCGACGGGTTGCCGATCCATCTGACGCACGCTCAGTTTCATTGCTATGGCGATGACGGTGCATACGGCATGTCGTCCGCCGCGACCCGATTGGTCGATGCGATGAATCGGCATCCCAACGTCACCATTGACGTCGGGCAAATCATGTTTGGTCAAACAGTCACGATCAGTGCCGACTCGATGCACCAATACGAGAATCGGCGACACGCCAAGCCACGCAAGACGGCGTTGGTGGATATTGAATGCGAAGCCGGTTGCGGGGTGGTCCCGTTTCGGTATCGTCGCAAGCAATTTGTCCACTCGCTGCAGTGGGCAATCGGATTGGAACTGTTTTTGATGATCGACGATCCGTCTCGTGTGTTTTTGACGACCGATCATCCCAACGGGGCACCCTTCACGACCTACCCGCACCTGTTGAGATTATTGGGCGACCGCAGTTTTCGAGAAACGGCTTTGGCGGAGATTCAAGTCGACGCCGCGGCCAGCAGTCAGCTCGGCGGCATCGACCGCCAGTACAGTTTGAACGACATCGCGATCATGACGCGTCAAGGGCCGGCACGCATTCTGGGCTTGTCCGACCGAGGTCATTTGGCAGTTGGAGCGGTTGCCGACATCGCGGTCTATCAAATCGACTCGAATTTAGAAACGATGTTTTCTCGCCCACTGCATGTGATCTCCGGTGGCCGTTTGGTGCGTTCAGGCGGTGTGGCTCTCGATCCGCCGATCAGCAAACCGGAATTGCACCCTGCACTGGTCGCGGACGTGCGGTATGACGCCGATTCGGTCAAACAGTTTCAACGGATGTACCGCGACAATGGCACGTTTGCAATGAATCGGTTGGCGATCTCCGATTGCGAATGGAACGAGTCGTTGAGGTGCCAGGACATCGCGACGAAATTGAGGGAGCGATCGCGATGA
- the panB gene encoding 3-methyl-2-oxobutanoate hydroxymethyltransferase, with translation MPESPTPSDPNSKPPAPAPSSGKRVTTRTLQRRRDQGQSISMLTAYDFPTAQILDQAGIDVLLVGDSLAMVVAGHETTLPVTMDQMIYHAEMVGRAAKHAMVVVDLPFPEGQLGINRSVHSGARVLKETQCHAVKLEGGAEQSRRIEAMVTAGIPVMAHVGLRPQNVLVDGGYRVQRDTEALVADAVAAEQAGAFCVLIECVPSDVGRAITQAVSVPTIGIGAGPHVTGQVLVTPDLIGMTTGYTPKFVRKMASVAETIAKVASEYKNAVADGSFPGDDETFA, from the coding sequence ATGCCTGAGTCCCCTACGCCGTCCGATCCGAACTCCAAACCACCCGCCCCTGCTCCGTCAAGCGGCAAACGGGTCACCACGCGGACGCTGCAAAGACGTCGAGATCAGGGTCAGTCGATCTCCATGCTGACGGCCTACGATTTCCCCACCGCTCAGATCCTGGATCAAGCCGGGATTGATGTTCTGTTGGTAGGCGATTCCCTAGCCATGGTCGTCGCCGGTCATGAAACGACCCTGCCGGTGACGATGGACCAGATGATTTATCACGCGGAGATGGTGGGCCGTGCCGCCAAGCACGCCATGGTCGTGGTCGACTTGCCATTTCCCGAAGGCCAACTGGGAATCAATCGCAGCGTTCACAGCGGCGCCCGTGTCCTGAAAGAAACTCAATGCCATGCGGTCAAGCTCGAGGGCGGCGCGGAACAGTCGCGGCGGATCGAAGCGATGGTGACCGCAGGAATCCCTGTGATGGCCCACGTCGGTTTGCGTCCACAAAACGTGCTGGTTGATGGTGGCTACCGCGTGCAACGCGACACCGAAGCTTTGGTGGCCGACGCGGTCGCAGCCGAACAAGCGGGAGCCTTCTGTGTGTTGATCGAATGCGTGCCCAGTGACGTGGGGCGTGCGATCACACAAGCCGTCTCGGTTCCAACCATCGGCATCGGCGCTGGTCCTCATGTGACCGGCCAAGTCCTGGTGACGCCTGACTTGATCGGCATGACGACGGGCTACACCCCCAAATTCGTTCGCAAGATGGCCAGTGTGGCTGAGACGATCGCTAAAGTCGCCAGCGAATACAAGAACGCAGTCGCCGACGGCAGTTTCCCCGGCGACGACGAAACGTTTGCTTAG
- a CDS encoding 3-dehydroquinate synthase, giving the protein MPVDKQNSIDISFSVPFVHRLRVTENVAGDDFSQLLGVIHCGDAGPAKVLVIAEAAVHEASDRVSELDRKLSDADKVRRVGELMLVDGGEAIKNDTVGVQQVLAAINQHDLDRRSYIIAIGGGAMLDAVGYAAATAHRGIRLIRLPTTTLAQADSGVGVKNAINYFGKKNWVGTFAVPWAVINDTELLQTVSDRDFRSGFSEAVKVMLLKDREQFDWLCQHAGEICQRQMGPAAHAIHQSCMLHLRHITEGGDPFEMLEARPLDFGHWSAHRLEPLTDYQIRHGEAVGMGVAIDCLYSTLRYGFPESDSMRVCECLAGLGLPLWHPALDDYKVLMTGLEEFRQHLGGRLTITMLQQIGRPIHVHEIDHRAMADAVAQLKQVAKHMDGPICRSVASGGR; this is encoded by the coding sequence ATGCCCGTGGATAAGCAAAACTCAATCGACATCTCCTTTTCAGTGCCCTTTGTGCATCGATTGCGGGTGACTGAAAATGTTGCCGGTGATGATTTCTCGCAGTTGCTCGGTGTCATCCACTGCGGTGATGCTGGCCCCGCCAAAGTCCTGGTGATCGCTGAAGCCGCTGTGCATGAGGCGAGCGATCGAGTCTCTGAGCTGGATCGCAAACTCTCCGACGCTGACAAGGTTCGACGGGTCGGCGAGTTGATGTTGGTGGACGGCGGAGAAGCCATCAAGAATGACACGGTCGGTGTCCAACAGGTGCTCGCTGCGATCAATCAACACGATCTGGATCGACGCAGCTACATCATCGCGATCGGCGGCGGGGCGATGCTCGACGCGGTGGGCTACGCTGCGGCAACGGCTCACCGAGGCATCCGTTTGATTCGCTTGCCCACGACCACGCTTGCCCAAGCCGACTCGGGGGTGGGCGTCAAAAACGCGATCAACTATTTCGGCAAGAAGAATTGGGTGGGAACCTTCGCCGTGCCGTGGGCGGTGATCAACGATACGGAACTTTTGCAAACCGTCAGCGATCGTGATTTTCGTAGCGGGTTCAGTGAAGCGGTGAAGGTGATGTTGCTCAAGGATCGTGAGCAATTTGATTGGCTTTGTCAGCACGCCGGTGAAATCTGTCAGCGTCAGATGGGGCCGGCCGCCCATGCGATTCATCAGTCGTGCATGTTGCACTTGAGACACATCACCGAGGGCGGCGATCCGTTTGAGATGCTGGAAGCCAGGCCGCTGGACTTTGGGCATTGGTCGGCGCACCGCCTGGAACCGTTGACGGACTACCAAATCCGACACGGCGAAGCGGTCGGGATGGGCGTTGCGATCGATTGCCTCTACTCAACACTGCGGTACGGCTTTCCCGAGTCCGATTCGATGCGAGTTTGTGAATGCCTCGCCGGATTGGGTCTGCCGCTGTGGCACCCTGCCTTGGACGATTACAAAGTACTGATGACCGGTCTGGAGGAGTTCCGCCAGCATTTGGGTGGACGGCTGACCATCACCATGTTGCAGCAAATCGGACGCCCCATCCACGTCCACGAGATCGATCATCGGGCGATGGCCGATGCGGTGGCCCAACTGAAACAGGTGGCGAAGCACATGGACGGGCCGATTTGTCGCTCGGTGGCGAGCGGTGGCCGGTGA
- a CDS encoding alpha/beta hydrolase, whose product MMRQLNLLPMGRHVFGRSVLLSVFFLSLCLAPLGNAQEPAPYEHGPDSQVDDSVPKGKVTQHTWLESNVYPGTKRRYSVYVPAQYDGKTPAALMVFQDGHAFEGVDGDFRLPVVFDNLIAKGDMPVTIAVMIDPGHKGELPETRGWRPQPANRSVEYDSVTGDYAEFLLTEILPEVEKEYSITKNPELRAVCGNSSGGICAMSVAWFRPDQFRKVLSHIGSFVDLRGGHAYPPMIRKSKKKPIRVFLQDGENDLDNPFGNWPLANQQMAKALAFKDYDYRFVMGTGAHNGNHGGAIFPDSLRWLWRGWQDETP is encoded by the coding sequence ATGATGCGGCAATTGAATTTGCTTCCCATGGGCCGACATGTTTTCGGCAGGTCCGTTCTGCTCAGCGTCTTTTTCTTGTCGCTTTGCCTCGCTCCGTTGGGTAACGCACAAGAACCAGCCCCGTACGAGCATGGGCCGGATTCGCAAGTCGATGACTCGGTTCCCAAGGGCAAGGTGACACAGCACACTTGGCTGGAGAGCAACGTCTACCCCGGGACTAAGCGGCGTTACAGCGTTTATGTTCCCGCACAGTACGACGGCAAGACGCCCGCGGCGTTGATGGTTTTTCAAGACGGTCACGCGTTCGAGGGAGTGGACGGTGATTTTCGCCTGCCCGTCGTGTTTGACAATCTGATTGCCAAGGGCGACATGCCAGTCACCATCGCCGTCATGATCGATCCAGGCCACAAAGGTGAACTTCCTGAAACCCGAGGCTGGCGTCCTCAGCCGGCGAACCGAAGTGTCGAATACGACAGCGTTACCGGAGACTATGCTGAGTTTCTGCTGACAGAAATATTGCCGGAGGTAGAAAAGGAATACTCGATCACCAAGAATCCCGAATTGCGAGCCGTTTGCGGAAACAGCTCGGGCGGCATCTGCGCGATGAGCGTTGCATGGTTCCGACCTGATCAGTTTCGTAAGGTGCTCAGTCACATCGGCAGCTTTGTCGATCTACGCGGCGGGCATGCGTACCCGCCGATGATTCGCAAATCGAAAAAGAAACCGATTCGAGTGTTCCTGCAAGACGGCGAAAATGATTTGGACAACCCATTCGGCAACTGGCCGCTGGCGAATCAACAGATGGCCAAGGCATTGGCCTTCAAAGACTACGACTATCGCTTCGTGATGGGAACGGGCGCGCACAACGGCAACCACGGCGGTGCGATCTTTCCCGATTCGTTGCGGTGGTTGTGGCGTGGATGGCAAGACGAAACTCCCTGA